One window of the Halobellus litoreus genome contains the following:
- a CDS encoding helix-turn-helix domain-containing protein, whose product MSRATAPSETGAREGAEVFRLPDGDDLQRLREEAGLTVEETAAAVGVSVSALKDWERGRDPQVGNLRDLLAVLRDPPEEIDVGGSEGESVDVDPEELPDLIDPEFLEEYGTDDVAEALERAENREVDTSGLPRCPACLSVRWWPKSDRSRRQGHAVDTAYRCTHPGCNEHFDERAPPEAAVDDAIDTVFRLSGSDLCCNCGDEAQLYVYDADSGVGGYVCFDHVGDLLAGGEAE is encoded by the coding sequence ATGAGCCGCGCGACGGCGCCGTCGGAGACGGGCGCGAGAGAGGGCGCCGAGGTGTTCCGGCTCCCCGACGGCGACGACCTCCAGCGCCTTCGCGAGGAGGCCGGGCTCACGGTCGAGGAAACGGCCGCGGCCGTTGGCGTGTCGGTGTCGGCGCTAAAAGACTGGGAGCGCGGACGCGACCCCCAGGTCGGGAACCTCCGCGACCTGCTCGCGGTCCTCCGAGACCCACCCGAGGAGATCGACGTCGGTGGGAGCGAGGGCGAGAGCGTCGACGTCGACCCCGAGGAACTCCCCGACCTGATCGACCCCGAGTTTCTGGAGGAGTACGGCACCGACGACGTCGCCGAGGCCCTCGAACGCGCGGAAAATCGCGAGGTCGACACCTCCGGGCTTCCCCGCTGTCCGGCCTGTCTGTCGGTCCGGTGGTGGCCCAAATCCGACCGCTCCCGGCGGCAAGGCCACGCCGTCGACACCGCCTACCGCTGTACACACCCGGGTTGTAACGAACATTTCGACGAGCGCGCTCCGCCCGAGGCGGCCGTCGATGACGCGATCGACACCGTCTTTCGGCTCTCCGGCAGCGATTTGTGTTGTAATTGTGGCGACGAGGCCCAGCTTTACGTTTACGACGCCGACAGCGGCGTCGGTGGGTACGTCTGCTTCGACCACGTCGGCGACCTCCTCGCGGGAGGTGAGGCCGAATGA